A region from the Cellvibrio sp. PSBB006 genome encodes:
- the holA gene encoding DNA polymerase III subunit delta yields MAKLRPEQLSQALSKQLAPIYLVSGDEPLLIQEACDAIRQAARQAGFSERELYHVDNSFEWGQLLAAANSLSLFAEKKIIELRMPNGKPGDKGGKALIEYAQSPASDNLLLVVTDKLDGATQKSKWFKALDEAGIHVQVWPITPAQLPRWIGTRLQQAGLRADSSAIDLLASRIEGNLLAAAQEIEKLKLLTNDKVVSYELMASVVADSARYDVFGLADKALHGDARAAVKTLHGLKTEGTEPINILWAITRDIRSLVQISLAVSQGKHFDWAAKQAGVWDKRQPLIKAALQRLKPAQLQQLLRKANGIDKAVKGMRNAEPWDELLDLILNLAGVHSLHPSNDRLALKI; encoded by the coding sequence ATGGCCAAACTGCGCCCTGAACAGCTGAGCCAGGCGCTCAGCAAACAACTGGCTCCGATTTACCTCGTCAGCGGCGATGAACCACTGCTGATCCAGGAAGCCTGTGACGCAATTCGCCAGGCTGCGCGCCAGGCCGGGTTTAGCGAGCGCGAGCTCTACCATGTCGACAACAGTTTTGAGTGGGGCCAGTTACTCGCGGCAGCTAACAGCTTGTCTTTGTTTGCCGAGAAAAAAATCATCGAACTGCGTATGCCCAACGGCAAACCTGGCGATAAAGGCGGCAAAGCGCTGATTGAATACGCCCAGTCACCCGCCAGCGATAATCTGCTACTCGTGGTCACTGATAAACTCGATGGCGCCACGCAAAAAAGCAAATGGTTTAAGGCGCTCGACGAAGCCGGTATTCATGTTCAAGTCTGGCCGATTACACCGGCACAATTGCCGCGCTGGATCGGCACACGCTTGCAACAAGCCGGCCTGCGTGCCGACAGCAGCGCCATTGATTTGCTGGCATCGCGTATTGAAGGCAACCTGCTCGCCGCTGCGCAGGAAATTGAAAAATTAAAACTGCTGACCAATGACAAAGTGGTCAGCTATGAATTGATGGCTTCTGTAGTTGCTGACAGTGCGCGCTACGATGTCTTTGGACTTGCAGATAAAGCTCTACATGGTGATGCCCGCGCGGCGGTCAAGACACTCCACGGGCTAAAAACTGAAGGGACTGAACCAATCAATATCTTGTGGGCTATTACACGCGATATTCGCAGCCTGGTGCAGATTTCGCTCGCGGTAAGCCAGGGAAAACATTTTGATTGGGCGGCAAAGCAAGCCGGTGTTTGGGATAAACGCCAGCCCTTAATTAAAGCAGCCTTGCAGCGTTTAAAACCCGCACAGTTGCAACAGTTATTGCGCAAAGCCAATGGCATCGATAAAGCAGTCAAAGGTATGCGCAATGCCGAACCCTGGGATGAACTGCTGGATTTAATTTTGAACCTGGCTGGCGTACACAGCTTGCATCCGAGCAATGATCGTCTCGCATTAAAGATTTAA